A portion of the Romeriopsis navalis LEGE 11480 genome contains these proteins:
- a CDS encoding glycosyltransferase, translating to MGLYDRSKNQPRQAIALISDYSDPALIDQGDGCGQNVYVRQVGEALSQLGWQVDMFTRKASPDDAPIVEHNPHCRTIRLVAGPEEFVHRDELMEHMPAFIQAFQKFQTKGGSHYPLIHTNYWLSGWAGLKLKQHSNVQLIHTYHSFGVVKYETGSKPACSDLRIQTEREVLENAHCVVATSPQEERLMRSLISTKGRVQVIPGGADLDTFRAIPKGKARKELGFEAQEKIVLYVGRFDPRGGLETLVRAFAQLSQAGTEPLKLLIVGDGDTTPEAIREQQRIKAQVEQLGITASVTFVGAVGHDILPLYYTAADICAIPSYDEPFGLVAIEAMACGTPVVASAVGGLRFTVLPEETGLLVEPQNVDELATAIERIFSDEVWSQKMRKQATERVQRNFSWAAAGAQLSDLYRRLLAQSLSGDLRVS from the coding sequence ATGGGTCTATATGATCGCAGTAAAAATCAACCCCGACAGGCGATCGCGCTAATTTCGGACTACAGTGACCCAGCGCTGATCGACCAAGGCGACGGCTGTGGCCAGAATGTCTATGTGCGACAGGTCGGCGAAGCCCTATCGCAACTCGGCTGGCAAGTCGATATGTTCACGCGCAAAGCCAGTCCCGATGATGCTCCGATCGTTGAACATAATCCCCACTGCCGCACCATTCGCCTCGTCGCCGGGCCCGAAGAATTTGTCCATCGCGATGAGTTGATGGAGCATATGCCGGCGTTTATTCAGGCATTCCAAAAATTCCAAACCAAAGGTGGCTCACATTACCCACTGATTCACACCAACTACTGGCTATCGGGCTGGGCCGGTTTGAAGCTGAAGCAACATAGTAATGTGCAGTTGATTCACACTTATCACTCCTTCGGGGTCGTGAAATACGAAACCGGCAGCAAACCCGCTTGTAGTGATCTGCGCATCCAAACCGAACGAGAAGTCCTAGAAAACGCCCATTGCGTTGTCGCCACTAGCCCCCAAGAAGAGCGCCTGATGCGATCGCTGATCTCCACCAAAGGTCGCGTCCAAGTGATCCCAGGGGGAGCCGACCTCGATACGTTCCGCGCCATCCCGAAAGGCAAAGCACGCAAGGAACTCGGCTTCGAAGCCCAGGAAAAAATCGTTCTCTACGTTGGCCGCTTCGATCCACGCGGCGGACTCGAAACCCTCGTACGCGCTTTTGCCCAACTTTCCCAAGCAGGGACTGAACCGCTCAAACTACTGATTGTCGGCGATGGCGATACAACACCGGAGGCGATTCGTGAACAACAGCGGATTAAAGCTCAAGTTGAGCAGTTAGGCATCACCGCATCGGTCACATTCGTTGGGGCTGTTGGACACGATATCTTACCGCTGTACTACACAGCGGCGGATATCTGTGCAATTCCCAGCTATGACGAACCCTTTGGCCTCGTGGCGATCGAAGCCATGGCCTGTGGCACACCCGTTGTAGCTTCCGCCGTGGGGGGGTTGCGCTTCACCGTGTTGCCAGAAGAAACCGGCTTATTAGTCGAACCTCAAAATGTCGATGAATTAGCAACCGCGATCGAACGGATCTTTAGTGATGAAGTATGGTCCCAAAAAATGCGGAAGCAGGCCACCGAACGGGTCCAGCGCAACTTTAGCTGGGCCGCGGCCGGTGCCCAGCTCAGCGATCTATACCGTCGCTTACTGGCCCAATCACTTTCGGGAGATCTCCGGGTGAGTTAA
- the thiO gene encoding glycine oxidase ThiO, with protein MEKREIVIMGGGLMALTIGLALQQRGASVTILGADFAAAAGHAAAGMLAPQAEGLPPSPMLDLCLRSRSMYADWAAKLESLTGQSVGYWPCGIMAPAYAAADFPEHPIANWCSLEHLGQTQLGLSDAVQGGWWFPKDAQVDNRKLMPALLAAVQAAGGEICSGVRIQSIDIQATASGSQVTQLSTNAGEWQADHYILAAGAWSQSLLPIPVTPRKGQMLSLRWVQPDAAPLPLQCVLFGSDIYIVPRQDGRVVVGATSESVGFTNGNTAAGVQRLLTEAIRLFPALQDCHLLETWWGYRPETPDELPILGESMHQNLTVATGHYRNGILLAPITGQIIADWVMSQRPDDLLSAFHWSRFNGL; from the coding sequence ATGGAAAAACGAGAAATTGTGATTATGGGTGGCGGGCTAATGGCTTTGACCATTGGCTTAGCCTTGCAACAGCGCGGCGCTAGCGTGACGATTTTAGGGGCTGATTTTGCCGCTGCTGCGGGACATGCAGCGGCCGGTATGCTGGCACCTCAGGCCGAAGGATTGCCGCCGAGTCCGATGCTCGATTTATGTTTACGCAGTCGCTCAATGTATGCCGATTGGGCGGCGAAACTCGAATCCTTAACTGGCCAATCGGTCGGCTATTGGCCCTGTGGGATTATGGCGCCGGCCTATGCGGCGGCGGATTTTCCTGAGCATCCGATCGCAAATTGGTGTTCGCTGGAGCATTTGGGCCAAACCCAGTTGGGGTTAAGTGATGCGGTCCAGGGTGGTTGGTGGTTTCCTAAAGATGCGCAAGTCGATAACCGTAAATTAATGCCAGCGTTGCTGGCAGCGGTGCAAGCGGCGGGAGGGGAGATTTGTTCCGGGGTGCGGATTCAGTCGATCGACATACAGGCAACGGCAAGTGGGAGCCAGGTAACGCAGCTCAGTACAAACGCGGGAGAATGGCAAGCCGACCACTATATTTTGGCGGCGGGGGCCTGGTCGCAGTCGCTTTTACCGATTCCTGTGACACCGCGTAAAGGTCAAATGTTATCGCTACGTTGGGTGCAACCGGATGCCGCGCCGCTGCCGTTGCAATGTGTGTTGTTTGGTTCTGATATTTATATTGTGCCGCGCCAAGATGGTCGTGTCGTGGTGGGTGCGACGAGTGAGTCGGTTGGGTTTACCAACGGCAATACCGCTGCAGGGGTGCAGCGGCTGTTGACGGAAGCAATCCGCTTGTTCCCGGCATTGCAGGATTGCCATCTGCTCGAAACTTGGTGGGGCTATCGACCGGAAACCCCAGACGAACTACCGATTTTGGGAGAAAGCATGCACCAAAATCTCACAGTGGCAACGGGGCATTATCGCAATGGGATTTTGTTGGCACCGATCACGGGGCAAATCATCGCCGACTGGGTGATGTCACAGCGGCCGGATGATTTGCTGTCCGCATTCCATTGGTCCCGATTTAACGGACTCTAA
- a CDS encoding (2Fe-2S)-binding protein has translation MPTITAQGQTFTCELGANLRRVLLQQGVALYNGGAAVINCRSLGTCGTCAVQIDGSVSPLTWKERTRLALPPHQGTGDRRLACQVKVLGDIQVRKLDGFWGQGETVVWCADKPAE, from the coding sequence ATGCCGACGATTACCGCTCAAGGCCAAACGTTCACTTGTGAATTAGGCGCGAATTTGCGGCGGGTGCTGCTGCAACAGGGGGTTGCTCTCTATAACGGTGGTGCCGCCGTGATTAATTGTCGATCGCTGGGTACCTGCGGCACCTGTGCGGTGCAGATTGACGGTTCCGTTTCCCCGTTGACCTGGAAAGAACGAACCCGCTTAGCCTTACCGCCCCATCAGGGGACTGGCGATCGCCGCTTAGCCTGTCAGGTCAAGGTTTTGGGTGATATTCAAGTGCGCAAATTGGATGGCTTCTGGGGGCAGGGTGAAACCGTTGTGTGGTGCGCGGATAAGCCGGCGGAATAG
- a CDS encoding Npun_R2479 family HD domain-containing metalloprotein → MFNATELLIDEFVRQLRTGYRRTYGGQHPDYEEMIGWVAAMALENIANSDALYHNVEHSILVGLVGQEVLRGRHIKEGGVSCEDWLHFIISLVCHDIGYVKGVCRDDTEEQFATGVNGAMIELPAGSTDAALTNYHVDRGKLFIAERFGQHHIIDATVIKQNIELTRFPVPDAEDHQCTTNYPGLLRASDLIGQMSDPRYLKKVCALFYEFEETGMNQVLNYQHPGDLRRNYPKFYWNVVFPYIEPALRYLNLTQAGKQIIANLYSNVFMVEHDVAPKR, encoded by the coding sequence ATGTTTAACGCCACCGAATTGCTCATTGACGAATTTGTCCGCCAACTCCGGACCGGCTATCGCCGCACCTACGGGGGACAGCATCCTGACTATGAAGAAATGATTGGTTGGGTCGCCGCCATGGCCCTGGAAAACATCGCCAATAGCGACGCGCTTTATCACAACGTGGAGCATTCGATTTTGGTCGGGCTGGTGGGCCAAGAAGTCCTACGGGGTAGACATATCAAAGAAGGCGGCGTCTCCTGCGAAGATTGGCTGCATTTCATTATTTCCCTGGTCTGCCATGACATTGGCTACGTCAAAGGTGTTTGCCGCGACGATACCGAAGAACAGTTCGCGACGGGGGTCAACGGCGCCATGATTGAATTGCCCGCCGGTTCCACCGATGCCGCCTTAACCAACTACCACGTCGATCGCGGCAAGCTATTCATTGCCGAACGGTTTGGCCAGCACCACATTATTGACGCCACCGTGATCAAGCAAAACATTGAGTTAACCCGCTTTCCAGTGCCCGATGCCGAAGATCATCAATGCACAACCAACTATCCCGGTCTGCTGCGAGCCTCTGACTTAATTGGTCAGATGAGTGACCCCCGCTATCTGAAAAAAGTCTGCGCGTTATTTTATGAATTTGAAGAAACGGGTATGAATCAGGTCCTAAATTATCAACACCCCGGCGATCTGCGGCGGAACTATCCAAAATTTTATTGGAATGTGGTTTTTCCCTACATTGAACCGGCCTTGCGTTACTTAAATCTGACCCAAGCGGGCAAACAAATTATTGCGAACCTCTACTCCAATGTCTTCATGGTCGAACATGATGTTGCCCCCAAACGCTAA